Proteins encoded together in one Papaver somniferum cultivar HN1 unplaced genomic scaffold, ASM357369v1 unplaced-scaffold_117, whole genome shotgun sequence window:
- the LOC113329944 gene encoding uncharacterized protein LOC113329944 isoform X5: MKLGLIRIMMHFWCLMFAGVSLDDKKSSLLAIMMTKLAIIPFTVLSETLFLDKVCDSELCGSVRHQIVYHFVSLYLSLRKLITRIGADSALVYNFW; encoded by the exons ATGAAATTGGGTTTGATAAGAATCATGATGCATTTTTGGTGTTTGATGTTTGCAGGGGTTTCTCTTGATGATAAGAAGAGTAGTTTAT TGGCAATAATG ATGACCAAACTTGCAATTATACCCTTTACAGTACTGTCAGAGACCCTGTTCCTTGACAAG GTATGCGATTCTGAGTTGTGCGGCTCAGTTCGTCATCAGATAGTTTATCATTTTGTCAGTTTGTACTTATCTTTAAGAAAACTTATCACTCGTATTGGTGCTGATTCAGCTTTAGTTTACAATTTTTGGTGA
- the LOC113329944 gene encoding UDP-rhamnose/UDP-galactose transporter 1-like isoform X2, whose protein sequence is MSTILDIKTGGITDNKYAFGILVFILLTKCADLSPNISAFEKLHFLICSALTSFGVIPMMTGIRYFNLTGPRIFDLKRICVLKSSDSLFLTSTSRLFASITSTSWHLLVTFCTLHVAQRFNVFKTKAIDTETVMLFGILNDVSTGLLDLCLGFNSIGFYQMTKLAIIPFTVLSETLFLDKHMIQ, encoded by the exons AT GTCAACAATTCTTGATATCAAAACTGGTGGAATCACAGATAATAAGTATGCATTCGGGATCTTAGTGTTTATACTTCTAACAAAGTGCGCAGACCTATCTCCCAATATTAGCGCCTTCGAAAAATTACATTTCTTAATTTGTAGTGCGCTCACTAGCTTTGGTGTGATTCCGATGATGACGGGGATTAGGTATTTCAATCTCACAGGCCCACGTATTTTTGATTTGAAACGTATTTGTGTCTTGAAATCTTCTGATTCACTCTTTTTAACTTCAACCTCTCGTTTATTTGCATCTATAACATCAACTAGTTGGCATTTATTGGTTACATTTTGCACACTTCATGTGGCACAAAGATTCAATGTTTTTAAGACCAAGGCAATTGATACCGAAACTGTGATGTTATTTGGTATTTTAAATGACGTGTCTACTGGACTTCTCGATTTATGTCTTGGGTTCAATTCCATTGGATTCTACCAG ATGACCAAACTTGCAATTATACCCTTTACAGTACTGTCAGAGACCCTGTTCCTTGACAAG cATATGATCCAGTAA
- the LOC113329944 gene encoding UDP-xylose transporter 1-like isoform X3: MSTILDIKTGGITDNKYAFGILVFILLTKCADLSPNISAFEKLHFLICSALTSFGVIPMMTGISWHLLVTFCTLHVAQRFNVFKTKAIDTETVMLFGILNDVSTGLLDLCLGFNSIGFYQMTKLAIIPFTVLSETLFLDKVCDSELCGSVRHQIVYHFVSLYLSLRKLITRIGADSALVYNFW, from the exons AT GTCAACAATTCTTGATATCAAAACTGGTGGAATCACAGATAATAAGTATGCATTCGGGATCTTAGTGTTTATACTTCTAACAAAGTGCGCAGACCTATCTCCCAATATTAGCGCCTTCGAAAAATTACATTTCTTAATTTGTAGTGCGCTCACTAGCTTTGGTGTGATTCCGATGATGACGGGGATTAG TTGGCATTTATTGGTTACATTTTGCACACTTCATGTGGCACAAAGATTCAATGTTTTTAAGACCAAGGCAATTGATACCGAAACTGTGATGTTATTTGGTATTTTAAATGACGTGTCTACTGGACTTCTCGATTTATGTCTTGGGTTCAATTCCATTGGATTCTACCAG ATGACCAAACTTGCAATTATACCCTTTACAGTACTGTCAGAGACCCTGTTCCTTGACAAG GTATGCGATTCTGAGTTGTGCGGCTCAGTTCGTCATCAGATAGTTTATCATTTTGTCAGTTTGTACTTATCTTTAAGAAAACTTATCACTCGTATTGGTGCTGATTCAGCTTTAGTTTACAATTTTTGGTGA
- the LOC113329944 gene encoding uncharacterized protein LOC113329944 isoform X1: MSTILDIKTGGITDNKYAFGILVFILLTKCADLSPNISAFEKLHFLICSALTSFGVIPMMTGIRYFNLTGPRIFDLKRICVLKSSDSLFLTSTSRLFASITSTSWHLLVTFCTLHVAQRFNVFKTKAIDTETVMLFGILNDVSTGLLDLCLGFNSIGFYQMTKLAIIPFTVLSETLFLDKVCDSELCGSVRHQIVYHFVSLYLSLRKLITRIGADSALVYNFW, from the exons AT GTCAACAATTCTTGATATCAAAACTGGTGGAATCACAGATAATAAGTATGCATTCGGGATCTTAGTGTTTATACTTCTAACAAAGTGCGCAGACCTATCTCCCAATATTAGCGCCTTCGAAAAATTACATTTCTTAATTTGTAGTGCGCTCACTAGCTTTGGTGTGATTCCGATGATGACGGGGATTAGGTATTTCAATCTCACAGGCCCACGTATTTTTGATTTGAAACGTATTTGTGTCTTGAAATCTTCTGATTCACTCTTTTTAACTTCAACCTCTCGTTTATTTGCATCTATAACATCAACTAGTTGGCATTTATTGGTTACATTTTGCACACTTCATGTGGCACAAAGATTCAATGTTTTTAAGACCAAGGCAATTGATACCGAAACTGTGATGTTATTTGGTATTTTAAATGACGTGTCTACTGGACTTCTCGATTTATGTCTTGGGTTCAATTCCATTGGATTCTACCAG ATGACCAAACTTGCAATTATACCCTTTACAGTACTGTCAGAGACCCTGTTCCTTGACAAG GTATGCGATTCTGAGTTGTGCGGCTCAGTTCGTCATCAGATAGTTTATCATTTTGTCAGTTTGTACTTATCTTTAAGAAAACTTATCACTCGTATTGGTGCTGATTCAGCTTTAGTTTACAATTTTTGGTGA
- the LOC113329944 gene encoding UDP-xylose transporter 3-like isoform X4, which translates to MMTGIRYFNLTGPRIFDLKRICVLKSSDSLFLTSTSRLFASITSTSWHLLVTFCTLHVAQRFNVFKTKAIDTETVMLFGILNDVSTGLLDLCLGFNSIGFYQMTKLAIIPFTVLSETLFLDKVCDSELCGSVRHQIVYHFVSLYLSLRKLITRIGADSALVYNFW; encoded by the exons ATGATGACGGGGATTAGGTATTTCAATCTCACAGGCCCACGTATTTTTGATTTGAAACGTATTTGTGTCTTGAAATCTTCTGATTCACTCTTTTTAACTTCAACCTCTCGTTTATTTGCATCTATAACATCAACTAGTTGGCATTTATTGGTTACATTTTGCACACTTCATGTGGCACAAAGATTCAATGTTTTTAAGACCAAGGCAATTGATACCGAAACTGTGATGTTATTTGGTATTTTAAATGACGTGTCTACTGGACTTCTCGATTTATGTCTTGGGTTCAATTCCATTGGATTCTACCAG ATGACCAAACTTGCAATTATACCCTTTACAGTACTGTCAGAGACCCTGTTCCTTGACAAG GTATGCGATTCTGAGTTGTGCGGCTCAGTTCGTCATCAGATAGTTTATCATTTTGTCAGTTTGTACTTATCTTTAAGAAAACTTATCACTCGTATTGGTGCTGATTCAGCTTTAGTTTACAATTTTTGGTGA
- the LOC113330040 gene encoding oligoribonuclease-like: MSIDGLSNAFSVLDLDVDDHQAQTPIITTDKVSRKGKKPSEMTVVKEDTKPSIKPDKLGLRSHPTTSEEYRMPLVWIDLEMTGLNIEIDRILEIACIITDGNLEKSVEGPDLVINQTKECLDNMGEWCKEHHAASGLTDRVLNSAITEREAEKQVMEFVKKHVGYNTALLAGNSIYVDFQYLKKYMPELASLFSHVVVDVSSVKALCCRWFPRDNKKAPSKENKHRAMDDIRESIRELRYYKQNIFKARSKE; encoded by the exons atgagTATTGATGGACTTTCAAATGCTTTTTCTGTACTCGATTTAGATGTTGATGATCATCAAGCCCAAACACCAATAATCACTACAG ATAAGGTTTCAAGGAAAGGTAAAAAGCCAAGTGAGATGACAGTTGTAAAAGAAGACACGAAGCCAAGTATAAAACCTGATAAACTGGGCTTGCGTAGCCATCCAACAACTTCCGAAGAATACAGGATGCCACTTGTTTGGATCGACTTGGAAATGACAG GTCTGAATATTGAAATTGATCGGATCCTGGAAATAGCTTGTATCATTACTGATGGAAATCTGGAAAAATCTGTGGAG GGTCCTGATTTGGTAATTAATCAGACCAAGGAGTGTCTAGATAATATGGGGGAGTGGTGCAAAGAGCATCATGCAGCTAGTG GGTTGACCGATAGAGTTCTAAACAGTGCAATAACAGAACGAGAAGCTGAAAAACAG GTTATGGAATTTGTGAAAAAACACGTTGGATATAATACAGCTCTACTAGCTGGGAACTCGATTTATGTGGATTTCCAATATTTAAAG AAATACATGCCTGAATTGGCGAGTCTTTTCTCCCATGTAGTCGTTGATGTCAGCAGTGTGAAGGCTCTATGTTGCCGCTGGTTCCCAAGAG ATAACAAGAAGGCTCCTTCCAAGGAAAACAAACATCGAGCAATGGATGACATTAGAGAAAGCATCAGGGAGCTCAGATACTACAAGCAAAATATATTCAAGGCCAGGTCAAAAGAGTGA